Proteins co-encoded in one Cytobacillus sp. NJ13 genomic window:
- the rplX gene encoding 50S ribosomal protein L24: MHVKKGDKVMVISGKDKGKTGVILAAFPKQSRVLVEGVNIVKKHSKPSQMNPQGGIISQEAPVHVSNVMPVDPKSGEPTRVGYKTVDGKKVRVATKSGEVLDK; the protein is encoded by the coding sequence ATGCATGTGAAAAAAGGTGACAAAGTTATGGTCATCTCTGGTAAGGATAAAGGCAAAACGGGCGTTATTCTTGCAGCGTTCCCTAAACAAAGCCGAGTGCTTGTTGAAGGAGTTAACATTGTAAAGAAACACTCTAAGCCTTCTCAGATGAACCCGCAGGGCGGAATCATCAGCCAAGAGGCACCTGTTCATGTATCAAACGTTATGCCTGTAGATCCTAAATCTGGTGAACCAACTCGTGTAGGCTACAAAACGGTTGATGGCAAAAAAGTACGTGTTGCAACAAAATCCGGTGAAGTTCTAGATAAATAG
- the rplN gene encoding 50S ribosomal protein L14, with translation MIQQESRLKVADNSGAREVLTIKVLGGSGRKTANIGDVIVCTVKQATPGGVVKKGDVVKAVVVRTKSGVRRNDGTYIRFDENACVIIRDDKGPRGTRIFGPVARELRENNFMKIVSLAPEVL, from the coding sequence ATGATTCAACAAGAATCACGTTTAAAAGTTGCTGACAACTCTGGTGCTCGTGAAGTACTTACAATTAAAGTTCTTGGTGGCTCTGGCCGAAAGACTGCTAACATCGGTGATGTTATCGTTTGTACAGTGAAACAAGCAACACCAGGTGGCGTTGTTAAAAAAGGTGATGTTGTTAAAGCGGTAGTTGTACGTACTAAGAGCGGTGTACGCCGTAATGACGGTACTTACATTCGTTTCGATGAAAACGCATGTGTAATTATTCGTGATGACAAAGGACCACGCGGAACTCGTATCTTCGGACCGGTTGCCCGTGAACTACGTGAAAACAACTTCATGAAAATTGTATCTTTAGCTCCAGAAGTATTATAA
- the rpsQ gene encoding 30S ribosomal protein S17 → MSERNQRKVYTGRVVSDKMDKTVTVLVETYKKHPLYGKRVKYSKKFKAHDEQNQAKTGDIVRIMETRPLSATKRFRLVEVVEKAVII, encoded by the coding sequence ATGAGTGAACGCAACCAACGCAAAGTTTACACTGGACGCGTCGTTTCTGACAAAATGGATAAGACAGTAACGGTTCTTGTCGAAACTTACAAAAAGCATCCACTTTACGGTAAACGCGTTAAGTACTCTAAAAAGTTCAAGGCTCATGATGAGCAAAACCAAGCAAAAACTGGCGATATCGTTCGTATTATGGAAACTCGTCCACTATCTGCGACTAAACGCTTCCGTCTTGTAGAAGTAGTTGAAAAAGCAGTTATTATCTAA
- the rpmC gene encoding 50S ribosomal protein L29 — MKANEIRDLTTAEIEQKVKSLKEELFNLRFQLATGQLENTARIREVRKAIARMKTVIREREIGFSK; from the coding sequence ATGAAAGCTAATGAAATTCGTGACCTTACCACTGCCGAAATTGAACAAAAAGTAAAATCATTAAAAGAAGAGCTTTTCAACCTTCGCTTTCAATTGGCGACTGGACAACTTGAAAACACAGCTCGCATTCGTGAAGTACGCAAAGCGATTGCCCGCATGAAAACTGTTATTCGTGAAAGAGAAATTGGCTTTAGCAAGTGA
- the rplP gene encoding 50S ribosomal protein L16, protein MLLPKRVKYRRVHRGKMRGQSKGGTEVNFGEYGLQALEASWITNRQIESARIAMTRYMKRGGKVWIQIFPHKPYTAKPLEVRMGSGKGAPEGWVAVVKPGKVMFEIAGVSEEIAREALRLASHKLPVKCKFVKREEIGGESNES, encoded by the coding sequence ATGTTATTGCCAAAGCGCGTTAAATATCGTCGTGTACACCGCGGAAAAATGCGTGGTCAATCAAAAGGCGGAACTGAAGTAAACTTCGGTGAATATGGCCTTCAGGCTCTAGAAGCTTCTTGGATCACTAACCGTCAAATTGAATCTGCACGTATTGCAATGACTCGTTACATGAAACGTGGCGGTAAAGTTTGGATTCAAATTTTCCCTCACAAGCCTTACACTGCAAAGCCTCTAGAAGTCCGCATGGGTTCCGGTAAAGGTGCTCCTGAAGGATGGGTAGCAGTTGTTAAGCCTGGTAAAGTAATGTTCGAAATCGCTGGTGTATCTGAAGAGATCGCTCGTGAAGCATTACGTCTTGCATCACACAAACTTCCAGTTAAGTGCAAGTTTGTAAAACGAGAAGAAATTGGTGGTGAATCAAATGAAAGCTAA
- the rpsC gene encoding 30S ribosomal protein S3 — MGQKVNPVGLRIGVIRDWESKWYAGKDYADLLHEDLKVREYITKRLSDASVSKVEIERAANRLNITIHTAKPGMVIGKGGTEVEALRKSLNSLTGKRVHINILEIKRADIDAKLVAENIARQLENRVSFRRAQKQTIQRAMRAGAKGIKTMVSGRLGGADIARSESYSEGTVPLHTLRADIDYATAEADTTYGKLGVKVWIYRGEVLPTKKKTGEGGK; from the coding sequence GTGGGTCAAAAAGTAAATCCAGTCGGTTTGCGTATCGGTGTCATCCGTGATTGGGAGTCAAAATGGTACGCAGGCAAAGACTATGCTGATCTTTTACACGAAGACCTTAAGGTTCGTGAGTACATCACAAAGCGCTTAAGCGATGCTTCTGTTTCTAAAGTAGAAATCGAACGTGCTGCTAATCGCCTGAACATCACTATCCACACTGCGAAACCAGGAATGGTTATCGGTAAAGGTGGTACTGAGGTTGAAGCACTTCGCAAGTCACTTAACTCATTAACTGGCAAGCGTGTTCATATCAACATTCTTGAAATTAAAAGAGCAGATATTGATGCGAAATTGGTTGCGGAAAACATTGCTCGTCAATTAGAAAACCGCGTATCTTTCCGTCGTGCTCAAAAACAAACTATTCAACGTGCAATGCGCGCTGGCGCTAAGGGTATCAAAACAATGGTATCTGGTCGTTTAGGCGGTGCTGATATCGCTCGTTCAGAATCATACAGCGAAGGAACAGTTCCACTTCATACTCTTCGTGCTGATATCGATTATGCTACAGCTGAAGCTGATACAACTTACGGTAAATTGGGCGTAAAAGTATGGATCTATCGTGGAGAGGTCCTTCCTACTAAGAAGAAAACTGGGGAAGGAGGCAAATAA
- the rplV gene encoding 50S ribosomal protein L22 yields the protein MQAKAVARTVRIAPRKARLVVDLIRGKQVGEAVAILNLTPKAASPIVEKVLKSALANAEHNYEMDVNNLVVAQAFVDEGPTLKRFRPRAMGRASQINKRTSHITIVLSEKKEG from the coding sequence ATGCAAGCTAAAGCTGTTGCAAGAACAGTTCGTATTGCTCCTCGTAAAGCTCGTTTAGTCGTAGATTTAATTCGAGGAAAGCAAGTAGGCGAAGCAGTAGCGATTTTAAACCTTACACCTAAAGCTGCTTCTCCAATCGTAGAGAAAGTTTTAAAATCTGCACTAGCTAACGCTGAGCACAACTACGAAATGGACGTTAACAATCTGGTAGTTGCTCAAGCATTCGTAGACGAAGGACCAACTTTAAAACGTTTCCGTCCTCGCGCTATGGGCCGTGCAAGCCAAATCAACAAGCGTACTAGCCATATTACTATCGTTTTATCAGAAAAGAAGGAGGGATAA
- the rpsS gene encoding 30S ribosomal protein S19 — translation MGRSLKKGPFVDEHLMTKIEKLNETESKQVTKTWSRRSTIFPQFIGHTIAVYDGRKHVPVYITEDMVGHKLGEFAPTRAYKGHGNDDKKTRR, via the coding sequence ATGGGTCGCAGCTTAAAAAAAGGACCTTTTGTTGATGAACATTTAATGACAAAGATCGAAAAGCTTAACGAAACAGAAAGCAAGCAAGTTACTAAAACTTGGTCTCGCCGTTCTACGATCTTCCCACAATTCATCGGACACACAATCGCAGTTTATGATGGTCGTAAACATGTGCCTGTATACATCACTGAAGACATGGTAGGCCACAAGCTTGGAGAATTTGCTCCAACTCGTGCGTACAAAGGCCATGGCAATGATGATAAGAAAACAAGACGTTAA
- the rplB gene encoding 50S ribosomal protein L2: MAIKKYKPTSNGRRGMTVSDFAEITTNQPEKSLLAPIKRKGGRNNQGKLTVRHQGGGHKRQYRIIDFKRNKDGIPGRVATIEYDPNRSANIALINYVDGEKRYILAPKNLQVGMEVMSGPEADIKVGNALPLANIPVGTVIHNIELKPGKGGQLVRSAGTSAQVLGKEGKYVLVRLNSGEVRMILAECRATVGQVGNEQHELINIGKAGRSRWLGKRPTVRGSVMNPNDHPHGGGEGRAPIGRKSPMTPWGKPTLGYKTRKKNNKSDKFIVRRRKK; this comes from the coding sequence ATGGCGATTAAAAAGTATAAACCTACCTCTAATGGTCGTCGCGGCATGACGGTATCTGATTTCGCAGAAATCACGACTAACCAACCAGAAAAGTCTTTACTTGCTCCTATTAAGAGAAAAGGCGGCCGTAACAACCAAGGTAAGTTGACAGTTCGTCATCAAGGCGGCGGTCATAAACGTCAATATCGTATCATTGATTTCAAACGTAACAAAGATGGCATTCCAGGACGCGTTGCCACAATCGAGTATGATCCAAACCGCTCTGCAAATATTGCACTAATTAACTATGTGGATGGAGAAAAGCGTTACATCCTTGCACCTAAGAATTTACAAGTGGGCATGGAAGTAATGTCTGGTCCAGAAGCAGACATCAAAGTGGGTAATGCACTTCCACTAGCTAATATTCCAGTGGGTACTGTAATCCACAACATCGAATTAAAACCTGGAAAAGGCGGACAATTAGTACGTTCTGCTGGTACTTCTGCACAAGTTCTTGGTAAAGAAGGCAAGTACGTATTAGTTCGTTTAAACTCTGGTGAAGTTCGCATGATTCTTGCTGAGTGCCGTGCAACTGTAGGTCAGGTTGGCAATGAGCAGCACGAGCTTATTAACATTGGTAAAGCAGGTCGTTCACGCTGGTTAGGCAAGCGCCCAACTGTACGTGGATCTGTAATGAACCCTAACGATCACCCACACGGTGGTGGTGAAGGACGTGCGCCAATCGGACGTAAGTCTCCAATGACTCCTTGGGGCAAACCAACACTTGGTTACAAGACACGCAAGAAAAACAACAAATCAGACAAATTTATCGTACGTCGTCGTAAAAAATAA
- the rplW gene encoding 50S ribosomal protein L23, translating to MDAREIIKRPVITERSTDIMADKKYTFEVDVRANKTQVKDAVEQIFGVKVEKVNIMNYKGKFKRMGKFGGYTNKRRKAIVKLTAESQEIELFEA from the coding sequence ATGGATGCACGCGAAATCATTAAGCGCCCCGTAATCACTGAACGTTCTACTGATATTATGGCTGATAAAAAATATACGTTCGAAGTTGACGTACGAGCTAACAAAACTCAAGTTAAAGACGCTGTAGAGCAAATCTTTGGCGTTAAAGTTGAGAAAGTTAACATCATGAACTACAAAGGTAAGTTCAAACGTATGGGCAAATTTGGCGGTTACACTAACAAACGCCGTAAAGCGATCGTTAAATTAACAGCTGAAAGCCAAGAAATCGAGCTATTTGAAGCTTAA
- the rplD gene encoding 50S ribosomal protein L4, with product MPKVALFNQSGSKVGDIELNDAIFGIEPNQHVLFEAIVMQRASLRQGTHKTKIRSEVAGGGRKPWRQKGTGRARQGSIRSPQWRGGGTVFGPVPRSYSYKLPKKVRRLAIKSALSSKVLEENILVLEGLAFETPKTKDFKGVLTGLSVDSKALFVTADLDENVALSARNIPGVTVVSASGITVLDVLNHDKLIMTKAAVEKVEEVLA from the coding sequence ATGCCGAAAGTAGCATTGTTTAACCAAAGCGGATCTAAAGTTGGTGATATCGAACTTAATGATGCGATCTTTGGTATCGAGCCTAACCAGCACGTATTATTCGAAGCCATTGTTATGCAAAGAGCTTCATTACGTCAAGGGACTCATAAAACTAAAATTCGTTCTGAAGTAGCGGGCGGAGGACGCAAGCCATGGCGCCAAAAAGGCACAGGCCGTGCACGTCAAGGTTCAATCCGTTCACCACAATGGCGCGGAGGCGGTACTGTATTTGGTCCTGTACCACGCAGCTACAGCTACAAACTACCTAAAAAGGTTCGCCGTCTGGCAATCAAATCTGCGTTATCTTCTAAAGTGTTAGAAGAAAACATCCTAGTATTAGAAGGCCTTGCTTTCGAAACTCCTAAAACAAAAGACTTCAAAGGTGTATTAACTGGTCTTTCTGTTGATTCAAAAGCACTTTTCGTAACTGCTGACCTAGATGAGAACGTAGCATTATCTGCTCGTAACATCCCTGGTGTAACAGTTGTGTCTGCTTCTGGAATCACTGTTTTAGATGTTTTAAATCATGATAAGCTTATCATGACGAAAGCAGCGGTTGAAAAAGTAGAGGAGGTGCTTGCATAA
- the rplC gene encoding 50S ribosomal protein L3, which produces MTKGILGRKIGMTQVFAENGDLIPVTVVEAAANVVLQKKSVETDGYEAIQLGFEDKRDKLSNKPEKGHVAKANTAPKRFVREFRGADLGQYEVGQEVKVDIFAEGETVDVTGISKGKGFQGAIKRHGQSRGPMAHGSRYHRRPGSMGPVAPNRVFKGKLLPGRMGGEQITVQNLEIVKVDAERNLLLIKGNVPGARKALVKIKSAVKA; this is translated from the coding sequence ATGACCAAAGGAATCTTAGGAAGAAAGATTGGTATGACTCAAGTATTTGCTGAAAACGGTGATCTTATCCCGGTAACAGTTGTTGAGGCAGCAGCTAACGTTGTTCTTCAAAAGAAGTCAGTTGAAACTGATGGATATGAAGCAATCCAGCTTGGATTTGAAGATAAGCGCGACAAGCTATCCAACAAACCTGAAAAAGGGCATGTTGCTAAAGCAAACACTGCTCCTAAGCGCTTCGTACGCGAATTCCGCGGAGCTGATTTAGGACAATATGAAGTTGGTCAAGAAGTCAAAGTTGATATATTCGCAGAAGGCGAAACTGTTGATGTAACAGGAATCTCAAAGGGTAAAGGTTTCCAGGGTGCCATCAAGCGCCACGGACAATCTCGCGGGCCGATGGCTCATGGTTCTCGTTACCACCGTCGCCCTGGTTCAATGGGTCCTGTAGCTCCAAACCGTGTATTCAAAGGTAAATTATTACCTGGACGTATGGGTGGAGAGCAAATCACTGTGCAAAACCTTGAAATCGTGAAAGTTGATGCTGAGCGCAACTTGCTATTGATCAAAGGTAACGTACCTGGTGCTAGAAAAGCATTAGTAAAAATCAAAAGTGCGGTAAAAGCATAA
- the rpsJ gene encoding 30S ribosomal protein S10: MAKQKIRIRLKAYDHRILDQSAEKIVETAKRSGAAVSGPIPLPTEKSIYTILRAVHKYKDSREQFEMRTHKRLIDIVNPTPQTVDSLMRLDLPSGVDIEIKL; encoded by the coding sequence ATGGCAAAACAAAAAATTCGTATTCGTTTAAAAGCGTATGATCACAGAATTCTTGATCAATCAGCAGAAAAGATTGTTGAGACTGCAAAACGTTCTGGTGCGGCTGTTTCAGGTCCGATTCCATTACCAACTGAAAAGTCTATTTACACAATCCTTCGTGCGGTTCATAAGTACAAAGACTCTCGTGAACAGTTCGAAATGCGTACGCATAAACGTCTAATCGACATCGTTAACCCAACACCACAAACGGTTGATTCTCTAATGCGTTTAGATTTACCGTCTGGTGTAGATATCGAAATCAAACTTTAA
- the tuf gene encoding elongation factor Tu, giving the protein MAKAKFDRSKPHVNIGTIGHVDHGKTTLTAAITTVLSKKGGGEARGYDQIDAAPEERERGITISTAHVEYETENRHYAHVDCPGHADYVKNMITGAAQMDGGILVVSAADGPMPQTREHILLSRQVGVPFLVVFMNKCDMVDDEELLELVEMEVRDLLSEYEFPGDDIPVVKGSALKALEGEPEWEAKIEELMAAVDEYIPTPTRDTDKPFMMPVEDVFSITGRGTVATGRVERGVVKVGDVIEITGFTEEPKSTTVTGVEMFRKLLDYAEAGDNIGALLRGVAREDIQRGQVLSKPNSIKPHTKFKAEVYVLSKEEGGRHTPFFTNYRPQFYFRTTDVTGICNLPEGVEMVMPGDNIEMTVELIAPIAIEEGTKFSIREGGRTVGAGVVATITE; this is encoded by the coding sequence ATGGCAAAAGCTAAATTTGACCGTTCAAAACCCCATGTTAACATCGGTACTATCGGACACGTTGACCATGGTAAAACTACTTTAACTGCAGCTATCACAACTGTTCTTTCTAAGAAAGGCGGCGGTGAAGCACGCGGATATGATCAAATCGATGCGGCTCCTGAAGAGCGCGAGCGTGGAATCACAATCTCAACTGCACACGTTGAGTATGAAACTGAAAACCGTCACTATGCACACGTTGACTGCCCAGGTCACGCTGACTATGTTAAGAACATGATCACTGGTGCTGCTCAAATGGACGGCGGAATCCTAGTTGTTTCTGCTGCTGACGGCCCAATGCCACAAACTCGTGAGCACATCCTGCTTTCTCGTCAGGTTGGTGTTCCATTCCTTGTTGTATTCATGAACAAGTGTGACATGGTTGATGACGAAGAGCTTCTTGAACTAGTTGAAATGGAAGTTCGCGATCTTCTTTCTGAGTATGAATTCCCTGGCGATGATATCCCAGTTGTTAAAGGTTCTGCTCTTAAAGCTCTTGAAGGTGAGCCTGAGTGGGAAGCTAAAATCGAAGAGCTTATGGCTGCTGTTGATGAGTACATCCCAACTCCAACTCGTGACACTGACAAGCCATTCATGATGCCTGTTGAGGATGTATTCTCAATTACTGGACGTGGAACAGTTGCTACAGGTCGTGTAGAGCGCGGAGTAGTTAAAGTCGGCGATGTAATTGAAATCACTGGTTTCACTGAAGAGCCAAAGTCAACTACAGTAACTGGTGTTGAAATGTTCCGTAAATTACTTGACTATGCTGAAGCAGGAGATAACATCGGAGCATTGCTTCGTGGTGTAGCTCGTGAAGACATCCAGCGTGGACAAGTACTTTCTAAACCGAATTCAATTAAGCCGCACACTAAGTTCAAAGCTGAAGTATACGTTCTTTCAAAAGAAGAAGGTGGACGTCATACTCCATTCTTCACTAACTACCGTCCTCAGTTCTACTTCCGTACAACTGATGTAACTGGTATCTGTAATCTTCCTGAAGGCGTAGAAATGGTTATGCCTGGAGATAACATCGAAATGACTGTAGAACTAATCGCTCCAATCGCTATCGAAGAAGGTACTAAGTTCTCTATCCGTGAGGGTGGACGTACTGTAGGCGCTGGCGTAGTTGCTACAATCACAGAGTAA
- the fusA gene encoding elongation factor G: MAREFSLENTRNIGIMAHIDAGKTTTTERVLYYTGRIHKIGETHEGASQMDWMEQEQERGITITSAATTAQWKGHRVNIIDTPGHVDFTVEVERSLRVLDGAVAVLDAQSGVEPQTETVWRQATTYGVPRVVFVNKMDKLGADFLYSLKTLHDRLQANAAAIQLPIGAEDQFEGIIDLIEMKATFYGNDLGTDIEDREIPEEYKEQAEEYREKLIEAVAELDEELMEKYLGGEEITNEELKAAIRKGTVNVEFYPVICGSAFKNKGVQKMLDAVIDYLPSPLDVPSIKGTLPDTDEEVTRPSSDEAPFSALAFKVMTDPYVGKLTFFRVYSGTLNSGSYVQNSTKGKRERVGRILQMHANSREEISVVHAGDIAAAVGLKDTTTGDTLCDEKNLVILESMEFPEPVIQLSIEPKSKADQDKMTTALQKLQEEDPTFRAHTDQETGQVIIAGMGELHLDILVDRMKREFKVEANVGAPQVAYRETFRASAQVEGKFARQSGGRGQFGHVWIEFSPNEEGKGFEFENGIVGGVVPREYIPAVQAGLEDSLERGVLAGFPLVDIKARLFDGSYHDVDSSEMAFKIAASMALKNAASKCSPVILEPVMRIEVIIPEEYLGDIMGNVTSRRGRVEGMDARGNAQVVRAMVPLSEMFGYATSLRSSTQGRGVFSMHFDHYEEVPKSISEEIIKKNKGE, encoded by the coding sequence ATGGCTAGAGAGTTCTCCTTAGAAAATACTCGCAATATCGGTATCATGGCTCACATTGATGCCGGTAAAACAACAACAACTGAGCGTGTACTTTACTACACTGGCCGTATCCACAAAATCGGTGAAACACACGAAGGTGCTTCACAGATGGACTGGATGGAGCAGGAGCAAGAGCGTGGAATCACAATCACTTCTGCTGCGACAACTGCACAGTGGAAAGGCCACCGCGTAAACATCATTGACACTCCTGGACACGTAGACTTCACAGTGGAAGTTGAGCGTTCACTTCGTGTTCTTGATGGTGCGGTTGCTGTACTTGATGCACAATCAGGCGTTGAGCCTCAAACTGAAACAGTTTGGCGCCAGGCTACTACTTACGGAGTACCACGTGTGGTATTCGTAAACAAAATGGATAAGCTAGGTGCAGACTTCTTGTATTCATTGAAGACACTTCATGATCGTTTACAGGCAAATGCAGCTGCTATCCAACTGCCGATTGGTGCTGAAGATCAGTTCGAAGGCATCATCGACTTAATTGAAATGAAAGCCACTTTCTACGGTAACGACTTAGGTACGGATATCGAAGATCGTGAAATTCCAGAAGAATACAAGGAACAAGCTGAAGAATACCGTGAAAAGCTAATTGAAGCGGTAGCTGAGCTTGATGAAGAGTTAATGGAGAAATACCTTGGCGGTGAAGAAATCACTAACGAAGAGCTTAAAGCAGCTATTCGTAAAGGTACAGTAAACGTTGAATTCTACCCTGTAATCTGTGGATCTGCTTTCAAAAACAAAGGCGTTCAAAAGATGCTTGACGCTGTAATTGACTACCTTCCATCTCCGCTTGATGTACCATCTATCAAAGGTACACTTCCGGACACAGATGAGGAAGTTACTCGTCCTTCAAGCGACGAAGCGCCATTCTCTGCATTAGCATTTAAGGTAATGACTGATCCATATGTTGGTAAGTTAACATTCTTCCGAGTTTACTCAGGTACACTGAACTCCGGTTCTTATGTACAAAACTCTACTAAAGGAAAACGCGAACGTGTAGGTCGTATCCTGCAAATGCATGCTAATTCCCGTGAAGAGATTTCTGTAGTACACGCTGGAGATATCGCTGCTGCGGTAGGTCTTAAAGACACTACAACAGGTGATACACTTTGTGATGAGAAGAATCTTGTAATTCTTGAATCTATGGAATTCCCAGAGCCTGTTATTCAATTATCTATCGAGCCTAAGTCAAAGGCTGACCAAGATAAGATGACTACTGCTCTGCAAAAACTTCAAGAAGAAGATCCAACATTCCGTGCGCACACTGACCAGGAAACTGGACAGGTTATCATTGCAGGTATGGGTGAGCTTCACCTTGATATCCTTGTTGACCGTATGAAACGTGAATTTAAAGTGGAAGCTAACGTAGGTGCACCACAGGTTGCATACCGTGAAACTTTCCGCGCTTCAGCTCAGGTTGAAGGTAAATTCGCACGCCAATCAGGCGGACGCGGACAATTTGGACATGTTTGGATTGAATTCTCTCCTAACGAAGAAGGTAAGGGCTTTGAGTTTGAAAACGGCATTGTCGGCGGTGTAGTTCCACGTGAATACATCCCTGCGGTTCAAGCTGGTCTTGAAGATTCACTTGAGCGTGGAGTACTTGCTGGATTCCCGTTAGTGGATATTAAAGCAAGATTGTTTGATGGATCTTACCATGATGTTGACTCATCTGAAATGGCATTCAAAATCGCAGCGTCAATGGCTCTTAAAAACGCTGCATCAAAATGTAGCCCGGTTATCCTTGAACCAGTTATGAGAATAGAAGTAATTATTCCTGAAGAATACCTGGGGGATATCATGGGTAATGTCACTTCACGTCGTGGCCGGGTAGAGGGTATGGATGCACGTGGTAACGCTCAAGTTGTTCGTGCAATGGTACCACTATCTGAAATGTTTGGTTATGCAACGTCCCTGCGTTCAAGCACACAGGGTCGCGGAGTATTCTCCATGCACTTCGACCACTATGAAGAAGTACCAAAATCAATTTCTGAAGAAATCATTAAAAAAAATAAAGGTGAATAA
- the rpsG gene encoding 30S ribosomal protein S7, with amino-acid sequence MPRKGPVAKRDVLPDPIYNSKLVSRLINKMMIDGKRGKSQAILYSAFDIISERTGKEPMEVFDQALKNIMPVLEVRARRVGGANYQVPVEVRPDRRTTLGLRWLVNYARLRGEKTMEERLANEILDAANNTGASVKKREDTHKMAEANKAFAHYRW; translated from the coding sequence ATGCCACGTAAAGGTCCTGTAGCAAAAAGAGACGTATTGCCGGATCCGATTTACAACTCAAAGCTAGTTAGCCGTCTGATCAACAAAATGATGATCGATGGTAAGAGAGGTAAATCTCAAGCTATTCTTTACTCTGCGTTCGATATCATCAGCGAGCGCACTGGCAAAGAGCCAATGGAAGTTTTCGATCAGGCGCTTAAAAACATCATGCCTGTACTTGAAGTAAGAGCACGCCGTGTAGGTGGAGCTAACTACCAAGTACCAGTTGAGGTGCGTCCTGACCGCCGTACTACTCTTGGTCTTCGCTGGTTAGTAAACTATGCGCGTCTTCGCGGAGAAAAGACTATGGAAGAGCGTTTAGCTAACGAAATCCTTGATGCAGCTAACAACACTGGTGCATCTGTTAAGAAGCGTGAAGATACACACAAAATGGCAGAAGCGAACAAAGCGTTTGCTCACTACCGCTGGTAA
- the rpsL gene encoding 30S ribosomal protein S12 has translation MPTINQLVRKPRQTKSEKSNSPALNKGYNSFKKAQTNVASPQKRGVCTRVGTMTPKKPNSALRKYARVRLTNGIEVNAYIPGIGHNLQEHSVVLIRGGRVKDLPGVRYHIVRGALDTAGVNNRMQGRSKYGAKRPKAAKK, from the coding sequence ATGCCTACTATTAACCAATTAGTGCGCAAGCCTCGTCAAACTAAGTCAGAGAAGTCAAATTCACCAGCTCTTAACAAAGGCTACAACAGCTTCAAGAAAGCTCAAACAAACGTAGCTTCACCTCAAAAGCGTGGTGTTTGTACTCGTGTTGGTACAATGACTCCAAAGAAACCGAACTCTGCATTACGTAAATATGCTCGTGTTCGTTTAACAAATGGTATCGAGGTTAATGCTTACATCCCTGGTATCGGACACAACCTTCAAGAGCACAGTGTTGTTCTTATCCGTGGAGGACGTGTAAAAGACTTACCGGGTGTGCGTTACCACATCGTGCGCGGCGCTTTAGATACTGCTGGTGTTAACAACCGTATGCAAGGCCGTTCTAAATACGGTGCTAAGCGTCCAAAAGCAGCTAAAAAATAA
- a CDS encoding 50S ribosomal protein L7ae-like protein translates to MSYDKVLQAKSFIVGTKQTVKALKLGTIDEVVVASDADPRVTAKVVSTANEMNVPIVYVDSMKKLGKACGIEVGAAAVAISF, encoded by the coding sequence ATGTCTTATGATAAAGTATTGCAGGCAAAAAGTTTTATTGTAGGAACAAAGCAAACAGTCAAAGCTCTTAAACTGGGAACCATCGATGAAGTCGTAGTCGCCAGTGATGCTGATCCTAGGGTTACAGCTAAAGTGGTTAGTACAGCGAATGAGATGAACGTTCCGATTGTGTATGTGGATTCGATGAAAAAGCTCGGTAAAGCATGCGGAATCGAAGTTGGGGCAGCAGCTGTTGCCATATCTTTTTAA